In the genome of Burkholderia diffusa, one region contains:
- a CDS encoding peptidoglycan DD-metalloendopeptidase family protein, which translates to MIISPPFLPSEPSGTGHEMNSAPAGNTVVPEHNICQSGMQECAPGNGAYPVSYSLGWHGGPHLVAPKAANGQSEPVRAIADGEVVYVRETDASEKPALQYRNVRTDDGCVVIKHTTEIGEGDSAKVTFYSIYMHLQSVTVKPGKLVYRKDLLGMPGQIYGQRGQMHFEIVCDTANLKKLVGRTTGPLTATQGRTDAIYGDIWFKVPKGLKFFANRPHPYRRDDTEPPQGPHPSVQTQPAAGTTKVDLLIQMHYEKGDCTLTTFTLASDGRCVRVGEPVKTHGYEYSLYAEAMRLNGRYRDGSTNPAAPAPAAPAPSLIYEMLRLGRAIGEPMPANVKFGHWRKIATPDGTGWINLNAPKNEGHYGATPYAGISVYSDADFPHWAGWSLIDDDATPDSLCESPTIKRWLDLDGDGEVTHAEAKEALHRGDVRKRMAQAICKFPVEWSKENIDARWGWLKSPHEALAAPVIGEDFNTLKDHIEALAFWEDIQASDLPSADDCWHFPPKAFIEHLRRCKWLSESEFRQLVPKYAMRKHNGTMLWELVINPYSIELGALPRRQLVPINRMLRTFGINTPQRMASFFGNAVQETQWLTKLAEGATTARYAPWDGRGFLQLTWPKNYLDYWDFRGRSTQIPNAARASLLPAQQQAAATRNNAPLRAADHELTSDMLRWRDDVADSKKVDAAWSAGFYWASLNMVSHADESHVLERVIVETNGGQKCYYRSPSFWKASAAVNLPGAIGNLYSARLNGFEARCVAYAVALSVLGETKFPTQGQPGETPENQILRRV; encoded by the coding sequence TGCCGACGGTGAAGTCGTCTACGTCCGCGAGACCGACGCAAGCGAGAAGCCCGCGCTGCAATACCGCAATGTCCGCACTGACGATGGTTGTGTCGTGATCAAACATACGACCGAGATTGGCGAAGGCGATAGCGCAAAAGTCACCTTCTACTCGATCTACATGCATCTGCAAAGCGTCACGGTCAAGCCCGGCAAGCTTGTCTACCGCAAGGACCTGCTCGGTATGCCCGGACAGATCTATGGCCAGCGCGGCCAAATGCATTTCGAGATTGTCTGCGACACGGCCAACCTGAAGAAGCTGGTGGGACGGACGACCGGACCGCTCACTGCAACGCAGGGCCGCACCGATGCGATCTACGGCGATATCTGGTTCAAGGTGCCCAAGGGCCTCAAGTTCTTTGCAAATCGGCCACATCCTTACCGGCGCGACGACACCGAACCGCCTCAAGGGCCGCACCCTTCGGTGCAGACACAGCCGGCTGCCGGTACGACGAAGGTTGATCTGCTTATCCAGATGCATTACGAAAAAGGCGATTGCACGCTCACGACCTTTACGCTTGCCAGCGATGGTCGTTGCGTTCGGGTTGGCGAACCGGTGAAAACACACGGCTACGAGTACAGCCTGTACGCCGAAGCCATGCGTCTGAATGGGCGGTACCGCGATGGCAGCACCAATCCCGCCGCACCCGCGCCTGCGGCGCCTGCGCCCAGCCTGATTTACGAAATGCTGCGCCTTGGCCGTGCGATTGGCGAGCCGATGCCCGCAAACGTGAAATTCGGCCACTGGCGCAAGATTGCCACGCCTGATGGTACCGGTTGGATCAACCTGAACGCGCCAAAAAACGAAGGTCACTACGGTGCCACGCCGTATGCGGGAATCAGCGTCTACAGCGACGCGGATTTTCCGCACTGGGCGGGCTGGAGTCTGATCGACGACGATGCGACACCCGACAGCCTGTGTGAGTCGCCGACGATCAAACGCTGGCTCGATCTGGACGGCGATGGTGAGGTTACGCATGCGGAAGCGAAAGAAGCGCTGCATCGCGGTGACGTGCGGAAACGCATGGCACAGGCGATCTGCAAATTTCCTGTCGAGTGGAGCAAAGAGAATATCGACGCGCGCTGGGGATGGCTGAAGTCGCCGCATGAGGCGCTGGCGGCACCGGTTATTGGGGAAGACTTCAACACACTGAAGGATCATATCGAAGCGCTCGCGTTCTGGGAGGACATTCAGGCTTCGGACCTGCCTTCAGCCGATGACTGCTGGCATTTTCCGCCCAAGGCATTTATCGAGCACCTGAGAAGGTGCAAATGGCTGAGCGAAAGCGAGTTCAGGCAACTTGTCCCGAAATACGCGATGCGCAAGCACAATGGGACCATGTTGTGGGAGCTGGTGATAAATCCTTATAGCATTGAGCTTGGAGCACTCCCCAGAAGACAGCTTGTTCCAATCAATCGAATGTTGCGCACCTTCGGCATCAATACACCACAGCGGATGGCGAGTTTTTTCGGCAATGCGGTCCAGGAGACGCAGTGGCTAACGAAACTGGCAGAAGGTGCGACAACAGCCCGCTACGCGCCGTGGGACGGTCGAGGATTCCTGCAATTGACCTGGCCGAAAAACTATCTCGATTACTGGGATTTCAGGGGACGGTCCACGCAGATTCCCAACGCTGCGCGTGCCTCATTGCTGCCTGCGCAACAGCAGGCTGCCGCTACACGAAACAACGCGCCACTGCGTGCAGCGGATCACGAACTGACTTCAGACATGCTTCGCTGGCGAGATGACGTTGCTGATTCGAAAAAAGTTGATGCAGCCTGGAGTGCGGGCTTCTACTGGGCCAGCCTGAACATGGTTAGTCATGCTGATGAGTCACACGTTCTGGAACGGGTGATTGTCGAGACCAATGGCGGACAGAAGTGCTATTACCGTAGCCCCAGCTTCTGGAAGGCGTCAGCAGCGGTAAATCTGCCCGGAGCCATTGGCAATCTGTACTCGGCCCGTCTGAACGGCTTTGAGGCCCGCTGTGTGGCCTATGCAGTCGCGTTGTCGGTGTTAGGCGAAACAAAGTTCCCGACGCAAGGGCAGCCAGGCGAGACGCCTGAAAATCAGATATTGAGGCGCGTATGA